In Bacteroidales bacterium, the genomic window AAATTGCCGCTTTTGCTGGCGATTTGCGCCAGTCCTTCATAAGCTTCTTCGTCGCCTTCATGCAGTTTTAAGATATGCTCAAAAGTCTGCTTGGCCTCTTCCAGCTCACGCCGCTCAAAATAAAGCTGAGCCAATTGCTTGAAGGCCTTGATGCTTTTCGGCTCCAGGCTGATGATTTCAATCAATTTTTTTTCAACCGCGGCCAGTTCGTTTTGCCGCCGTAAATTTTCCGCCTCCTCAAATAGCATCTGAATATTTTTTTCCACCTCCTCCGGCAGAACCACCGGTCGTATTTTATAACCCTCCTTCAAATCAATCAACCGATGATACGACCAGCGGAAAAAATCAGTAAACCCGCTCGCCAGCGGCCGCCAAAGTTTGTCAAATTTAACGTTCCATTTCAAAAGGCTCCGTTTCAGACGGCTGGAAAGAATCCGTTCTTTGATACGCGCCTCTTTTTCCGCCGGAA contains:
- a CDS encoding tetratricopeptide repeat protein: MYIIIPLILILASLAVIIYIAVRKFPALASLDAANIPAEKEARIKERILSSRLKRSLLKWNVKFDKLWRPLASGFTDFFRWSYHRLIDLKEGYKIRPVVLPEEVEKNIQMLFEEAENLRRQNELAAVEKKLIEIISLEPKSIKAFKQLAQLYFERRELEEAKQTFEHILKLHEGDEEAYEGLAQIASKSGNLEIAKEEYLKSLDYDKERSSTCYSLALVYEGMNNHAESLATIKQALILEPMNPRYLDTALRLSIMLKDKEFALKSYEALKKSNPDNQKLVEFKEQIDLL